The following coding sequences are from one Trypanosoma brucei gambiense DAL972 chromosome 2, complete sequence window:
- a CDS encoding 40S ribosomal protein S13, putative gives MCICMFFFFFLQALFVCRYRNFFFFFSFLSSIFFCFILFNGPSESDKAMVRMHGNGHGKAASALPYRRTPPTWLKSSSRDVIDAVCKLAKKGLSPSRIGMQLRDSMGIAQVKNVTGRKILRILKHKGMAPEIPEDLYCLIKRATQMRKHLERNTKDKDTKFRLILVESRIHRLARYYRRVKQLPPTWKYESSTASAMVA, from the coding sequence atgtgtatatgtatgtttttttttttttttttgcaagcTCTCTTTGTCTGCAGGTATcgaaacttttttttctttttttcttttttgtcgtcaatctttttttgttttattcttttcaatGGCCCAAGCGAATCCGACAAAGCGATGGTGCGCATGCATGGTAATGGTCATGGCAAGGCTGCATCGGCCTTGCCGTACCGCCGGACACCACCGACGTGGTTGAAATCCTCCAGCCGCGATGTTATCGATGCCGTTTGCAAGTTGGCAAAAAAGGGGCTTTCACCAAGTCGTATTGGCATGCAACTTCGTGACTCGATGGGTATCGCGCAAGTGAAAAATGTGACGGGCCGCAAAATTTTGCGCATTTTAAAGCACAAGGGCATGGCGCCTGAGATCCCTGAGGATTTGTACTGCTTAATTAAGCGGGCAACTCAAATGCGTAAGCACCTTGAGCGCAACACGAAAGATAAGGATACGAAGTTCCGTCTTATTTTGGTTGAGTCCCGCATTCACCGCCTTGCACGGTATTACAGACGCGTGAAGCAACTTCCACCCACGTGGAAATATGAGTCCAGCACGGCTTCAGCCATGGTTGCATAA
- a CDS encoding ATP-dependent Clp protease subunit, heat shock protein 100 (HSP100), putative produces MAHSDRQCTNAAQTALSDAVESARKHNNGFVDPAHLALVLFKNEDGLASRVLRKLNAGTVLEPLAARVGALPEQRPAPAVPSPSPAMVVVLNTAEQKRIEWGDSLIAVDHLLIGLFECKEVEAIMKAAHASKKAVEGALLELRKGKKVTSEFQEENYQALEKYATDLCKLAEEGKLDPVIGRTDEVLRTIRVLSRRTKNNPILIGEPGVGKTAIAEGIAQRIVRGDVPDTLLNTRLFSLDLGALIAGSSLRGEFEERLKSVLNEVKESSNGVILFIDEIHLVLGAGKSGGSMDAANLLKPMLARGELRTIGATTLEEYRTYVEKDAAFERRFMPVYVTEPSVEECISILRGLKDRYEAHHGVQITDNAVVVAAQLANRYITNRFMPDKAIDLIDEACANVRVQLSSRPEAIDILERKKRQLEIEAKALERDKEAASRERLKLVKADIQRVEEELQPLVSKYNDERQRIDELQEMQSRLDEKKNKLERAVRDGKMDLAADLQYNVIPLIQDRIRSLKEDIERQKATLVQEKVTEGDVAAVVARWTGIPVVKLSQTDRERLLNLSMHLHRRVKGQDEAVERVADAIIRARAGLSRPNSPTASFLFLGPTGVGKTELVKAVAAELFDDEKHMVRIDMSEYMEQHSVSRLIGAPPGYIGHDEGGQLTEPVRRRPHAVVLFDEVEKAHPNVYNVLLQVLDDGRLTDSRGRTVDFSNTIIVMTSNLGSEHLLNPEETNESYEVLRENVLAAVRSYFRPELINRLDDIVVFRRLRTEDLRGVVDNLIAGVNERLKSSGFSVLLDDGVKDFILEHGHDANMGARPLRRWIEKNIVTEIGRMLIAKELPPNSTLRVSLPEGGNKLTFGVKRGLTSDEWE; encoded by the coding sequence ATGGCACATTCAGATCGCCAATGTACAAACGCAGCGCAAACTGCATTGTCAGATGCTGTTGAGTCGGCACGGAAGCACAACAACGGTTTTGTCGATCCCGCGCATCTTGCGCTTGTATTGTTTAAGAATGAAGATGGACTTGCTTCACGTGTATTGCGTAAACTCAATGCGGGTACGGTGCTGGAGCCACTCGCCGCACGAGTTGGTGCACTTCCGGAGCAGAGGCCCGCGCCCGCGGTTCCATCACCTTCTCCAGCGATGGTGGTTGTGCTCAACACCGCAGAGCAGAAGCGAATAGAGTGGGGTGACTCACTTATTGCTGTTGATCATCTTCTTATTGGGTTGTTTGAATGTAAGGAAGTTGAGGCCATCATGAAGGCCGCACACGCGTCGAAGAAAGCCGTTGAAGGTGCGCTTCTGGAGTTacgcaaaggaaagaaggttaCATCCGAATTCCAGGAGGAAAACTACCAAGCTCTTGAAAAATACGCAACCGACTTGTGTAAACTggcggaggaggggaaacttGATCCAGTGATTGGGCGGACTGATGAGGTTCTGCGCACAATACGCGTTCTATCGAgacgaacaaaaaacaacccAATTCTGATTGGTGAGCCCGGTGTCGGCAAGACTGCGATCGCGGAGGGAATTGCGCAGCGGATTGTACGTGGGGACGTGCCGGACACCTTGTTGAATAcacgtttgttttcccttgacCTCGGCGCCCTTATCGCTGGAAGCTCGCTTCGGGGCGAGTTTGAGGAGCGTCTCAAGAGTGTGCTAAACGAAGTGAAGGAGAGCTCCAATGgagttattttgtttattgatgAGATTCACCTCGTCCTCGGGGCAGGGAAGTCCGGTGGCTCGATGGATGCCGCAAATTTGCTGAAACCAATGCTCGCACGTGGAGAACTTCGTACTATTGGAGCGACTACACTGGAGGAGTATCGCACATATGTCGAGAAGGATGCCGCATTTGAGAGGCGCTTCATGCCTGTGTATGTTACAGAGCCCAGTGTTGAAGAGTGCATCAGCATCCTTCGTGGCCTAAAGGACCGGTATGAGGCACACCATGGTGTTCAAATTACTGACAATgcggttgttgttgcagcacAGCTGGCGAACCGTTACATCACAAACCGCTTCATGCCTGACAAGGCCATCGACCTCATTGATGAAGCGTGTGCCAATGTGAGGGTGCAGCTTTCATCGCGGCCGGAGGCGATTGACATCCTTGAGCGCAAGAAACGCCAGCTGGAGATTGAGGCGAAGGCTCTCGAACGTGACAAGGAAGCTGCTTCACGGGAGCGACTAAAACTTGTGAAGGCGGATATACAGCGCGTTGAGGAGGAGTTGCAACCACTTGTCAGCAAGTATAATGATGAGCGTCAACGTATTGATGAGCTTCAGGAGATGCAGTCGCGTCTTGATGAGAAGAAGAACAAACTGGAGCGCGCTGTGCGTGATGGCAAAATGGACTTGGCTGCAGACCTCCAGTACAATGTCATCCCCCTGATTCAGGACCGCATTCGGTCGTTGAAGGAGGACATTGAAAGACAGAAGGCCACATTGGTGCAGGAAAAGGTTACCGAAGGTGACGTCGCCGCTGTGGTTGCCCGCTGGACCGGCATCCCTGTGGTTAAATTGAGTCAGACGGATCGGGAGCGGCTATTAAACCTTTCCATGCATCTCCACCGACGCGTGAAGGGACAAGATGAGGCGGTTGAGCGGGTTGCCGATGCGATTATTCGTGCTCGTGCGGGCCTGTCGCGGCCCAACTCCCCAACTGCCTCGTTTCTATTCCTTGGACCCACGGGTGTTGGAAAGACAGAACTGGTTAAAGCCGTTGCTGCCGAGTTGTTTGACGACGAAAAGCATATGGTACGCATTGACATGAGCGAGTATATGGAGCAACATTCGGTGTCACGGTTGATTGGTGCACCACCTGGTTACATTGGCCATGACGAGGGCGGACAGTTGACGGAACCGGTGCGGCGGCGCCCTCACGCCGTTGTGTTGTTTGATGAGGTGGAAAAGGCACATCCAAATGTGTACAATGTGCTACTGCAAGTACTGGATGATGGCCGCTTGACTGACTCGCGTGGACGGACGGTGGACTTCAGCAACACCATCATCGTCATGACATCTAACCTCGGCTCTGAGCACCTCTTGAACCCTGAGGAGACGAATGAATCTTATGAGGTACTGCGTGAGAATGTGTTGGCTGCCGTGCGGTCTTACTTCCGACCTGAGCTCATCAATCGCTTGGATGATATTGTTGTGTTCCGAAGACTTCGTACAGAAGACCTGCGGGGTGTCGTTGACAATCTTATCGCTGGTGTTAACGAGCGTCTCAAATCCAGTgggttttctgttttgctgGATGATGGT